In the genome of Luteitalea sp., one region contains:
- a CDS encoding TonB-dependent receptor: MNSGTNMWRSVFHRGCQLVALVLVGAGPALAQLDRGTVSGAVRDETGAMIPGVTVTATSVQTQQVQVAVTDESGFYTFPNLRPGQYDITVELQGFKRVSRPGVQLDAAGSLTIGFVLETGAITEEVTVTAEAPPLQTDVAVRKTVEAKDIELMSFNGRNPIGVAALKAGVSGGNFNNAGFSSLTNGGFNINGSRSDENTISIDGAVAVRTRSAGTIIAVQNVDAIQEVQVLTANYMPEYGRASGGQIRFVTKSGSSRYTGSGSYFLRDEALQANSWSRNRSPNEDENSGPAPFDYKQYGYAFGGPVPGEVFRDKFFFFGAQEWVDFFQVATRTDTVPTAAMRRGDFSELLNSNNPFFDERREIIDPRTGRPFPGNVIPQDRLSANGLAFLNLYPEPTPGFQQGSDNLIQTSDNPQDQRKDTLRLDYRLNARNQFTYRYSGSNWVAVDPFRGSFPFARTDWERPNRTQVFSWTGTLTNNLINEFTYTHSLDEVFIDVFTESGLHQRSRTGINYPYIFPGKEIDDKIPTISIDGFADIDGGPYPAFSAGPIHTWSNVTTWVKGRHTLKGGVSVEYSGEDDFDQINVAAIPGGTNNQNGRFEFRDDRASGTGLAISDMGLGLFTNYAELGERAFTKWRALATDFFIQDSWRPTSQLTIEGGMRWVVWPPWHSTTNNIANFDPRFFDPSRAAVIDPNTGRLVGGDRFNGIVLPGDGFIGEGNDLVVAQDPRVQALFLGEPRGFSETHSNAIEPRLGISYAIDDKTILRTSGGIFHNRVTLNDSSLLGGNPPFQPMVTVANGSADNPGGGSGGATDLPFGMQAQDVAFKHPTAYMWSAGVQREIPYGFVLDVAYVGRRGLYLQRERNLNQMPAGTLLANPDVNPAALRPFTGYGALRITENAGKSIYHGLQLSAERRYSNGLKVAVAYTLSKSEDNGSDKRNVIWNSFDDTSFYGPSSYDRRHVLTFQYIYDLPFFREGGSVMASLLGGWQISGATFLRTGDTFSVTRSNDIAGVGDSFAQPIDVVGDPEAGTSREFSDGEDDNFFINPDAFADPAAGTFGNQTRNLFRHPGNQQWDIALFKNFNLGGARRVQFRAEIFNFPNHPNLSGVVTDPTNADFGRVVSKGGQRDVQLSLRFQF, from the coding sequence ATGAACTCGGGGACAAATATGTGGAGGAGCGTGTTCCACAGAGGATGTCAGCTTGTGGCGCTAGTTCTCGTGGGCGCCGGGCCTGCGCTAGCCCAGCTCGATCGAGGGACAGTCTCCGGCGCCGTCCGAGACGAGACGGGCGCCATGATCCCGGGCGTGACGGTGACCGCGACGAGCGTACAAACGCAGCAGGTGCAGGTCGCCGTGACCGACGAGAGCGGCTTCTATACGTTTCCAAACCTTCGGCCGGGGCAGTACGACATCACGGTGGAGCTTCAGGGCTTCAAGCGGGTCAGTCGCCCAGGCGTGCAGCTCGACGCCGCGGGGTCGCTGACGATTGGCTTCGTCCTCGAGACCGGTGCGATCACGGAGGAAGTCACCGTGACCGCGGAAGCGCCCCCGCTACAGACGGACGTCGCCGTGCGAAAGACGGTCGAAGCCAAGGACATCGAGCTCATGTCCTTCAATGGCCGCAATCCCATTGGGGTGGCGGCGTTGAAGGCAGGCGTCAGCGGCGGGAACTTCAACAACGCCGGCTTTTCCAGCCTGACCAACGGCGGGTTCAATATCAACGGCAGCCGGTCTGATGAGAACACGATCAGCATCGACGGTGCCGTCGCCGTCCGCACACGATCGGCGGGCACCATCATCGCCGTCCAGAACGTCGATGCCATCCAGGAAGTGCAGGTGCTCACGGCCAACTACATGCCGGAGTACGGCCGTGCGAGCGGCGGACAGATCCGTTTCGTGACCAAGAGCGGCAGCAGTCGGTACACCGGCAGCGGGTCGTACTTCCTCCGCGACGAAGCGCTGCAGGCCAACAGCTGGAGCCGCAACCGGAGCCCCAACGAGGACGAGAACTCGGGGCCTGCGCCGTTCGATTACAAACAGTACGGGTACGCCTTTGGCGGTCCGGTACCGGGCGAGGTCTTCAGGGACAAGTTCTTCTTCTTCGGTGCACAAGAGTGGGTGGACTTCTTCCAGGTGGCGACGCGAACCGACACCGTACCTACGGCGGCCATGCGCCGGGGCGACTTCAGCGAGCTGCTCAATTCGAACAACCCCTTCTTCGACGAGCGCCGGGAGATCATCGACCCGCGGACTGGCCGGCCATTCCCTGGCAACGTGATCCCGCAGGACCGGCTCTCGGCGAATGGTCTCGCGTTTCTGAACCTGTATCCAGAGCCGACGCCCGGCTTTCAGCAGGGCAGCGACAACCTGATTCAGACGAGCGACAACCCGCAGGACCAGCGGAAGGACACGCTACGCCTCGACTATCGGCTCAACGCGCGCAACCAGTTCACCTACCGCTACTCCGGCTCGAACTGGGTCGCGGTCGATCCGTTCCGCGGCTCGTTCCCGTTTGCGCGCACCGACTGGGAGCGGCCGAATCGGACCCAGGTTTTCAGTTGGACCGGCACGTTGACGAACAATCTCATCAACGAGTTCACCTATACGCACTCGCTCGACGAGGTCTTCATCGACGTCTTCACGGAGTCAGGTCTCCATCAGCGGAGCCGCACGGGGATCAACTATCCGTACATCTTTCCCGGCAAGGAGATCGACGACAAGATTCCCACCATCTCGATCGACGGCTTCGCCGATATCGACGGCGGACCGTATCCGGCTTTCTCCGCAGGGCCGATCCACACGTGGTCCAACGTCACAACCTGGGTGAAGGGCCGGCACACGCTCAAGGGCGGCGTTAGCGTCGAGTACTCCGGCGAGGACGATTTCGACCAGATCAACGTCGCCGCCATCCCGGGCGGCACCAACAATCAAAACGGCCGGTTCGAGTTCCGCGACGACCGAGCGAGCGGCACCGGTCTGGCGATCTCGGACATGGGTCTCGGGCTCTTCACGAACTATGCCGAGCTGGGCGAGCGTGCCTTCACCAAGTGGCGTGCCTTGGCCACCGACTTCTTCATCCAGGATTCCTGGCGGCCGACCAGCCAGCTCACCATTGAAGGGGGGATGCGCTGGGTCGTCTGGCCGCCGTGGCATTCGACGACGAACAACATCGCGAACTTCGACCCGCGGTTCTTCGATCCCTCACGCGCGGCGGTCATCGACCCCAACACCGGACGCCTTGTCGGAGGCGACCGGTTCAACGGGATTGTCCTGCCGGGTGACGGCTTCATCGGCGAGGGGAACGATCTGGTCGTGGCGCAGGACCCGAGAGTGCAGGCGCTGTTCCTCGGCGAGCCGCGCGGTTTCTCCGAGACCCACTCAAACGCGATCGAACCGCGGCTCGGCATCTCGTACGCGATCGACGACAAGACCATCCTCCGCACGAGCGGTGGAATCTTCCACAACCGCGTGACGCTCAACGACTCGTCGCTGCTCGGCGGCAACCCGCCGTTCCAGCCGATGGTCACCGTGGCGAACGGCAGCGCGGATAACCCCGGGGGCGGCTCGGGTGGCGCCACGGATCTGCCGTTTGGCATGCAGGCCCAGGACGTTGCCTTCAAGCATCCGACGGCCTATATGTGGTCGGCCGGCGTGCAGCGCGAGATCCCCTATGGGTTCGTCCTGGATGTCGCCTACGTCGGCCGCCGGGGACTCTATCTGCAACGCGAGCGCAATCTCAACCAGATGCCCGCTGGCACGCTCCTGGCCAATCCTGACGTCAACCCCGCAGCGTTGCGGCCGTTTACAGGGTACGGCGCACTCCGTATCACCGAGAACGCGGGGAAATCGATCTACCACGGCCTCCAGCTCAGCGCCGAGCGTCGTTACAGCAACGGCCTGAAGGTCGCGGTGGCGTACACGCTGAGCAAATCGGAGGACAACGGCAGTGACAAGCGCAACGTCATCTGGAACAGCTTCGACGATACGAGCTTCTATGGGCCGTCCAGCTACGACCGGCGCCACGTGCTCACGTTCCAATACATCTACGATCTCCCCTTCTTCCGCGAAGGGGGCTCGGTGATGGCGAGCTTGCTCGGCGGCTGGCAAATCTCCGGTGCGACGTTCTTGCGAACGGGCGACACGTTCTCTGTCACGCGCTCGAACGACATTGCCGGCGTCGGCGACAGCTTCGCCCAGCCGATCGATGTCGTTGGCGATCCAGAAGCAGGCACCAGCCGGGAGTTCTCGGACGGGGAGGATGACAACTTCTTCATCAATCCCGACGCGTTCGCGGACCCTGCGGCGGGAACGTTCGGCAACCAGACGCGGAACCTGTTCCGCCATCCGGGTAACCAGCAGTGGGACATCGCGCTGTTCAAGAACTTCAACCTCGGAGGCGCGCGGCGGGTACAGTTTCGGGCGGAGATTTTCAACTTCCCGAACCACCCTAACCTGAGCGGCGTGGTTACCGATCCCACGAACGCTGACTTCGGTCGTGTGGTCTCGAAGGGCGGTCAGCGCGACGTGCAGCTCAGCCTGCGGTTCCAGTTCTGA
- a CDS encoding D-galactonate dehydratase family protein, protein MKIVDAKVIVCCPGRNFVTLKLVTEDGVTGLGDATLNGRELAVVSYLNDHVIPLLIGRDARRIEDTWQYLYVGAYWRRGPVTMASISAVDMALWDIKAKAAGVPVFQLIGGASREGVLVYGHANGQTVEDAVRAVAHYLDLGYKAVRVQSGIPGLASTYGVGRGAMFYEPAERGAAPTESRWSSEAYLNFLPGLFERVRAEFGPDVHLLHDAHHRLTPIEAARAGKLLEPFHLLWLEDPTPGELQEGFRIIRQHTTTPIAVGEVFNSVFDCYKLIQEQLIDYIRTTVVHAGGITHLRKIASLAEMHQVRTGCHGATDMSPVCIAAALHFDLSVHNFGVQEYMPHLNETDRVFPHAYTFQDGYMYPGDEPGLGVEIDEDLAAKYPYDPAYLPVNRRVDGTMHSW, encoded by the coding sequence ATGAAAATCGTCGATGCGAAGGTGATCGTGTGTTGTCCGGGTCGTAACTTCGTGACGTTGAAGCTCGTGACCGAAGACGGCGTCACCGGTTTGGGCGACGCAACGCTCAACGGGCGTGAGCTTGCCGTTGTCAGCTACCTCAACGACCATGTCATTCCGCTGCTCATCGGCCGCGATGCCCGCCGAATCGAAGACACGTGGCAGTATCTGTACGTAGGCGCGTACTGGCGCCGGGGCCCCGTGACCATGGCGTCGATTTCGGCCGTGGACATGGCCCTCTGGGACATCAAGGCCAAAGCCGCCGGCGTGCCGGTGTTCCAGTTGATTGGTGGCGCCTCACGCGAGGGTGTGCTCGTCTACGGGCACGCCAACGGTCAAACGGTCGAGGATGCCGTGCGGGCCGTTGCGCACTACCTCGACCTTGGATACAAGGCGGTGCGGGTGCAGTCCGGGATCCCCGGCTTGGCCAGCACATACGGCGTCGGCCGTGGCGCAATGTTCTATGAGCCGGCTGAGCGTGGCGCCGCGCCGACCGAGAGCCGCTGGAGCTCCGAGGCGTATCTGAACTTTCTGCCCGGGCTCTTCGAGCGAGTCCGTGCCGAGTTCGGCCCAGATGTGCACCTGCTACACGATGCCCACCATCGCCTCACCCCAATAGAGGCGGCGCGCGCCGGCAAACTGCTCGAGCCATTTCACCTGCTCTGGCTGGAGGATCCGACGCCCGGCGAGCTCCAAGAAGGCTTCCGTATCATTCGCCAGCACACGACAACGCCCATTGCCGTGGGCGAAGTGTTCAACAGTGTGTTCGATTGCTATAAGCTCATACAGGAACAGCTCATCGACTACATTCGGACAACCGTTGTTCATGCAGGTGGGATCACGCACCTGCGGAAGATTGCCAGCCTTGCCGAAATGCACCAAGTACGCACGGGCTGCCACGGCGCCACCGATATGAGCCCGGTCTGCATCGCGGCGGCGCTCCACTTCGATCTGTCGGTTCACAACTTCGGCGTCCAGGAATACATGCCGCACCTGAACGAGACCGATCGTGTGTTTCCGCACGCGTACACGTTCCAGGACGGCTACATGTACCCGGGCGACGAGCCAGGCTTGGGCGTTGAGATCGACGAGGATCTCGCGGCAAAGTACCCGTACGACCCCGCTTACCTCCCGGTGAATCGGCGGGTCGACGGGACGATGCACAGCTGGTAA
- a CDS encoding twin-arginine translocation signal domain-containing protein — MASRRDFLKVSAAGSLAFGAAAFDPGRAEARVLPLRQAPPPAPSPNDKIQVALIGAGGQGQHDAEVALQVPGVALVAASDCYDGRMTRCKERWGDDLVTARHYEEILARPDVDAVIIATSDHWHQQIALDAMKAGKDVYVEKPMVQHADQGQALIDGAKKTGRILQVGSQRVSSIVYTKARELIEAGAIGDLNLVEAYIDRNSALGAWQYSMPPDASPQTIDWDRYLGPAPKRPFEAMRLFRFRNYRDYGTGVAGDLFVHLFSGIHYILASNGPTRVLSAGGLRFWNDGRDVPDVMIAVCDYPKTATHPAFNLTLRVDFAAGGGGGSQFRFVGSDGMLTLEGDEVRVAKSARSKAPGHTIDTFPEAVQEAFLEEYYQKYPEEEPSFSRTHAAMGEQPEEVWTAPRGYDDSYDHFANFFNAVRTRKPVVEDPTFGLRAAGPAVLSNVSYFEQRPVSWDPEKMVEVDGENTARTSARVAAR, encoded by the coding sequence ATGGCTTCCCGTCGAGATTTCTTGAAGGTATCTGCTGCCGGCTCGCTCGCGTTCGGGGCGGCGGCGTTCGACCCAGGTCGTGCCGAGGCGCGCGTCCTGCCGCTTCGACAAGCCCCGCCTCCCGCGCCGTCGCCCAACGACAAGATCCAGGTCGCGCTGATTGGCGCGGGCGGGCAAGGGCAGCACGATGCGGAGGTGGCGCTTCAGGTTCCTGGCGTTGCGCTGGTGGCGGCTTCCGACTGCTACGACGGCCGGATGACCCGCTGCAAGGAGCGGTGGGGCGACGACCTCGTGACCGCCCGCCACTACGAGGAGATTCTCGCGCGCCCGGATGTGGACGCCGTGATCATCGCCACGTCGGATCACTGGCACCAGCAGATCGCGCTCGACGCCATGAAGGCGGGCAAAGACGTGTACGTGGAGAAGCCGATGGTCCAGCACGCGGACCAGGGGCAGGCGCTCATCGATGGGGCCAAGAAGACGGGGCGCATCCTGCAAGTGGGCAGCCAGCGGGTGAGCTCGATCGTGTACACGAAAGCGCGTGAGCTGATCGAGGCCGGGGCGATTGGCGATCTCAATCTCGTCGAGGCGTACATCGATCGCAACTCGGCGCTTGGGGCGTGGCAGTATTCGATGCCGCCCGACGCCTCGCCTCAGACAATCGACTGGGACCGCTATCTCGGACCGGCACCCAAGCGTCCGTTCGAGGCCATGCGGCTCTTTCGATTCCGCAACTATCGCGACTACGGGACCGGCGTTGCGGGCGACCTCTTCGTTCACCTCTTCTCGGGTATCCACTACATTCTCGCGTCGAACGGGCCGACGCGCGTGCTCTCGGCCGGCGGCCTGCGCTTCTGGAACGATGGCCGGGATGTGCCGGACGTGATGATCGCGGTGTGCGACTATCCCAAGACGGCCACACATCCCGCGTTCAACCTCACGCTCAGGGTCGACTTCGCGGCTGGCGGTGGCGGAGGCTCTCAATTTCGATTCGTTGGGAGCGACGGCATGCTGACGCTCGAGGGCGACGAGGTGCGGGTGGCCAAGAGCGCGCGCTCCAAAGCGCCTGGCCATACCATCGACACGTTCCCCGAAGCGGTGCAGGAAGCGTTCCTCGAGGAGTACTACCAGAAGTATCCGGAAGAGGAGCCCTCGTTCAGCCGGACCCACGCCGCCATGGGAGAGCAGCCCGAGGAAGTATGGACGGCGCCGCGTGGGTACGATGACAGCTACGATCACTTCGCGAATTTCTTCAACGCGGTGCGCACGCGTAAGCCCGTGGTCGAGGATCCGACTTTTGGCCTGCGGGCGGCCGGACCGGCCGTGTTGTCGAACGTCAGCTACTTCGAACAGCGTCCGGTCTCGTGGGATCCAGAAAAGATGGTCGAAGTGGACGGCGAGAACACAGCGCGCACGAGTGCGCGCGTCGCTGCACGGTAG
- a CDS encoding sugar kinase, producing MKTVTFGEIMLRLSPPGFERYLQSPVFQATFGGGEANVAVSLAWCGCESHYVTRLPAHAIGEAAVRALRAEGVHTDHIQRGGERIGVYYAETGASQRGSNVIYDRARSAITELQPGMVPWAEVCTGAAWFHTSGITPALGASAAACTREAIEAAKASGARVSLDLNFRKKLWTEAQAQEVMRPLVSLVDVVIANEEDIQSVLGLEVAGTDVATGRLNLEGYRAVSERIVREYGVQLVAVTLRESYSASDNGWSAALYDAGSGEFHHSQRYDVRLVDRIGGGDSFAGGLIYGVIAGKAPADALRFAVAASALKQTIPGDFNRVTVAEVERVAKGDVSGRVQR from the coding sequence ATGAAGACCGTGACATTTGGCGAGATCATGCTGCGCTTGAGCCCGCCTGGCTTCGAGCGCTACCTTCAGTCTCCGGTCTTTCAGGCGACATTCGGCGGCGGTGAAGCCAATGTCGCGGTGAGCCTGGCGTGGTGTGGCTGCGAGAGCCACTACGTCACACGGCTGCCGGCGCACGCGATTGGCGAGGCGGCGGTGCGTGCACTGCGTGCCGAAGGCGTACACACCGACCACATTCAACGTGGTGGCGAGCGTATCGGCGTCTACTATGCGGAGACCGGCGCGTCGCAGCGCGGATCCAACGTCATCTACGACCGCGCGCGATCGGCGATCACGGAGTTGCAGCCTGGCATGGTGCCCTGGGCCGAGGTGTGCACGGGGGCTGCCTGGTTTCATACGAGCGGCATCACGCCGGCACTAGGCGCCTCGGCTGCCGCCTGCACGCGTGAAGCGATTGAGGCGGCGAAGGCGTCGGGCGCCCGCGTCAGTCTCGACCTGAATTTCCGCAAGAAGCTGTGGACCGAGGCGCAGGCGCAGGAGGTCATGCGGCCCCTGGTCTCCCTCGTCGACGTGGTCATCGCCAACGAAGAGGACATTCAGTCCGTTCTCGGCCTGGAGGTGGCCGGCACGGACGTCGCCACCGGTCGCTTGAATCTGGAGGGGTACCGCGCCGTGTCCGAGCGCATCGTCCGCGAATACGGTGTGCAGCTGGTGGCCGTGACGCTGCGTGAGAGCTACTCGGCAAGTGACAACGGATGGAGCGCGGCTCTCTACGATGCGGGCTCGGGAGAGTTCCATCATAGCCAGCGCTATGACGTGCGTCTCGTCGATCGCATTGGCGGCGGCGACAGCTTTGCGGGTGGGCTGATTTACGGCGTGATCGCCGGCAAGGCGCCGGCCGACGCGCTCAGGTTCGCTGTTGCCGCAAGCGCGCTCAAGCAGACCATTCCTGGAGACTTCAACCGGGTGACCGTCGCCGAGGTGGAGCGCGTGGCCAAGGGAGACGTCAGCGGGCGCGTGCAAAGGTAA
- a CDS encoding c-type cytochrome — MKRLVGLSPFIFAASVVLAGAFFLGSKLVMAQEAGTAQASADPKAEEIYTTRCVACHGADGDSQLPEMSFTDGVWKHGSSEGEVAKTITDGVPGTAMMPFESQLSQEEIETLAKYVRQFDPKLREGDKE; from the coding sequence GTGAAACGCCTTGTCGGACTGTCACCTTTCATCTTTGCAGCGAGCGTCGTGCTCGCCGGAGCGTTCTTTCTCGGATCCAAGCTCGTGATGGCGCAAGAAGCGGGAACGGCTCAAGCGTCGGCGGATCCGAAGGCCGAGGAGATCTACACGACACGGTGCGTGGCCTGCCATGGCGCCGACGGCGACTCGCAGCTTCCGGAGATGAGCTTTACCGACGGAGTCTGGAAGCACGGCTCTTCGGAGGGGGAAGTTGCGAAGACCATCACGGACGGCGTGCCTGGCACCGCCATGATGCCGTTCGAATCGCAGCTCTCACAAGAAGAAATCGAGACGCTCGCCAAGTACGTGCGGCAGTTCGATCCGAAGCTGCGCGAGGGGGACAAGGAATAG
- a CDS encoding gfo/Idh/MocA family oxidoreductase translates to MATDRRTFIRMAGAGAAGLAVTPASSYARILGANDRVRVGVVGFSDRCRGSLLPAFQSHANPLNFELVAVSDIWSRRRDDGVAAVEKLAGRAPAACRNNEELYARNDVDAVIIATADHQHAYHCIEAVTAGRDCYVEKPFAHTMKHARDARQAVKESGKIMQVGTQRRSAANYQAAADFIQSGKFGDLVMVEMTWNVNQPGRWRRKELVQEIRPEETDWKRFLIDYEDEPWDPRKYLEFRLFWPYSSGIPDQWMVHQIDTVHWFTGLPRPRSVVANGGVYLWKDGRVNWDTFTGVFDYGPLDDPSKGFQVVYASRMTNSAGDVKEIYRSNGGTLDLDQNKVTPEGGLEQRRASAMGMDANLLSEASLSAAAKMETGADTGADNATSANMRNWMESVRSRKTPNADIEAAYNHSVALCMTIAAMQTGQRISFDDERQDVVIGGGNRGTQE, encoded by the coding sequence ATGGCAACCGATCGACGAACGTTCATTCGCATGGCGGGGGCTGGCGCAGCCGGTCTGGCCGTGACGCCAGCCTCGAGCTATGCGCGCATCCTCGGGGCGAACGACCGCGTGCGCGTCGGCGTCGTGGGCTTCTCGGATCGCTGCAGGGGCTCGCTCCTCCCGGCGTTCCAGAGCCACGCCAACCCACTCAACTTCGAGCTCGTCGCCGTCTCGGACATTTGGAGCCGCAGACGCGACGACGGTGTGGCAGCGGTCGAGAAGCTCGCCGGGAGAGCGCCCGCCGCCTGCCGGAACAACGAAGAGCTCTACGCGCGCAATGATGTGGATGCCGTGATCATTGCAACGGCCGACCATCAGCACGCGTATCACTGCATCGAGGCGGTGACCGCGGGGCGCGATTGCTACGTCGAGAAGCCCTTCGCGCACACGATGAAGCATGCGCGCGACGCGCGCCAAGCGGTCAAGGAGTCCGGCAAGATCATGCAGGTCGGGACGCAACGCCGGAGTGCCGCGAACTATCAGGCGGCGGCCGACTTCATTCAGTCCGGCAAGTTTGGCGACCTCGTCATGGTCGAGATGACCTGGAACGTCAACCAACCGGGCCGCTGGCGGCGGAAGGAGCTCGTCCAGGAGATCCGCCCTGAAGAGACGGACTGGAAGCGGTTCCTCATCGACTACGAGGACGAGCCGTGGGATCCGCGAAAGTATTTGGAGTTCCGGCTGTTCTGGCCGTATTCCTCTGGGATTCCGGATCAGTGGATGGTGCATCAGATCGACACGGTGCACTGGTTCACTGGCCTGCCCCGCCCGCGCAGCGTCGTTGCCAACGGGGGCGTCTACCTCTGGAAGGACGGCCGCGTGAACTGGGACACCTTCACCGGCGTCTTCGACTATGGTCCGCTCGACGATCCCTCCAAGGGCTTCCAGGTGGTCTACGCCTCACGTATGACCAACTCGGCGGGCGACGTGAAGGAGATCTATCGGTCCAACGGTGGCACGCTGGATCTCGACCAGAACAAGGTGACGCCCGAGGGTGGCCTCGAGCAACGCCGCGCATCCGCCATGGGCATGGACGCCAATCTCTTGTCGGAGGCGTCACTCTCGGCGGCGGCCAAGATGGAGACGGGTGCCGACACCGGCGCCGACAACGCCACTTCGGCCAACATGCGGAACTGGATGGAATCGGTGCGAAGCCGCAAGACGCCGAATGCAGATATCGAGGCTGCCTACAACCATTCGGTCGCCCTCTGTATGACCATTGCCGCCATGCAGACGGGCCAGCGCATTTCGTTCGATGATGAGCGGCAAGATGTCGTCATTGGAGGAGGGAACCGTGGAACGCAGGAATAG
- a CDS encoding TIM barrel protein: MDITRRDVLTTAGGAALALGAGATRIAAAGAAGENVVSKARLKQSVCRWCYEKVEFRTFCKGVADLGLTAIDLLREEDWSVAKEYGLTCSMGSVRAGSIPDGLNDPANHDEIVSALTSAIPRAAKAGVPNVIVFFGNRRPNIDDEQAVRNCTDALGKVVKVAEEHEVTVCVELLNSKVDHEGYQGDHTPFGVQVMKAVGSPRVKLLYDIYHMQIMEGDVIRTITDNWDYIGHFHTGGVPGRHELDGTQELQWDAIARAIVDKGYTGYFAHEFIPTREPLTSLGEAVQLCDV, translated from the coding sequence ATGGACATCACGAGGCGGGATGTGCTAACGACCGCGGGCGGTGCGGCGCTAGCCTTGGGTGCCGGTGCCACGAGGATCGCAGCCGCTGGGGCGGCGGGGGAGAACGTCGTCTCGAAGGCGCGCTTGAAGCAGTCGGTCTGTCGTTGGTGTTACGAGAAGGTCGAATTCCGCACGTTTTGTAAAGGCGTCGCGGACCTCGGCCTCACGGCCATCGACCTCTTGAGAGAGGAAGACTGGTCGGTTGCCAAGGAGTACGGTCTGACCTGCTCGATGGGATCGGTCCGTGCCGGCTCGATTCCAGATGGTCTGAACGATCCAGCGAATCACGACGAGATTGTGTCGGCGCTCACCTCGGCCATCCCGAGGGCGGCCAAGGCCGGCGTGCCGAATGTGATCGTCTTCTTCGGAAACCGGCGACCGAACATCGACGATGAGCAAGCGGTGCGCAACTGTACCGACGCGCTGGGCAAAGTAGTCAAGGTCGCTGAGGAGCACGAAGTGACCGTCTGCGTCGAGCTGCTGAACAGCAAGGTCGATCACGAGGGCTACCAGGGCGACCACACACCGTTCGGCGTCCAGGTGATGAAGGCGGTCGGTTCACCTCGCGTCAAGCTGCTGTACGACATCTACCACATGCAGATCATGGAGGGGGACGTCATCCGGACGATCACGGATAACTGGGACTACATTGGCCACTTCCACACGGGCGGCGTACCAGGCCGTCATGAGCTCGACGGCACGCAAGAGCTCCAGTGGGATGCCATCGCGCGCGCCATCGTCGACAAGGGCTACACGGGGTACTTCGCGCACGAGTTCATCCCAACGCGCGAGCCGCTGACCTCGCTCGGGGAAGCGGTGCAGCTTTGTGATGTGTGA
- a CDS encoding TIM barrel protein, whose amino-acid sequence MNRRDFLHTLAATTAGTALVGWSGAASSVVTAAIRGVQLGVQSYSFRDLELAAAVDAMATLGIETCELWAGHVQRPNKEPATAEDFQQAKALFDKAGVAIHAFNGQFSPDATDEELARTFEFARALGVTLVTTSTKVSLARRIGPLARKADMVVAYHNHSRIGNDETATPDDFARAQELGGDAIKINLDIGHFVAANFDPVAFLEEHHADVLALHIKDRRRDQGDNVPFGEGDTPITEVLQLVREGGWPIQANIEYEYKGTDTVAEVRRCLDYCRKALES is encoded by the coding sequence ATGAATCGTCGTGACTTTCTGCACACGCTCGCTGCGACGACGGCAGGGACGGCACTCGTCGGCTGGAGCGGGGCTGCCTCCTCCGTGGTGACCGCGGCCATCCGCGGCGTGCAGCTTGGGGTGCAGAGCTACAGCTTTCGCGACCTGGAGCTGGCGGCGGCAGTCGACGCCATGGCCACGCTCGGGATCGAGACCTGCGAGCTGTGGGCTGGGCATGTCCAGCGACCCAACAAGGAGCCGGCCACCGCCGAGGACTTTCAGCAGGCCAAGGCGCTCTTCGACAAGGCGGGCGTGGCGATTCACGCCTTCAACGGGCAGTTCTCGCCGGATGCCACAGACGAGGAGCTTGCGCGCACGTTCGAGTTTGCCCGTGCGCTCGGCGTGACGCTCGTGACCACGTCGACGAAGGTCAGCCTGGCTCGGCGAATTGGACCGCTGGCCAGGAAGGCCGACATGGTCGTCGCCTATCACAATCACTCGCGGATCGGGAACGACGAGACGGCGACGCCGGATGACTTCGCGCGCGCGCAGGAGCTCGGCGGGGATGCCATCAAGATCAACCTCGACATCGGGCATTTCGTGGCGGCGAACTTCGACCCGGTGGCGTTCCTCGAGGAGCATCACGCCGACGTCCTGGCGCTCCACATCAAGGATCGGAGGCGCGACCAGGGCGACAACGTGCCGTTCGGCGAGGGGGACACGCCGATCACCGAGGTGCTGCAGTTGGTGCGCGAAGGTGGGTGGCCGATCCAGGCCAACATCGAATACGAGTACAAGGGCACGGATACGGTCGCAGAAGTGAGGAGGTGCTTGGACTATTGTCGGAAGGCGCTCGAGTCTTGA